GAACTCGACCACGGCCGGCCTGGTCCTCCTCGTGGTCGTCCTCGGCATCGCACTCGCACGAGGGCTGCGCGCCGCGGTGATCGGCGCCTTCGCCGCGACGCTCGCCTTCAACTTCTTCTTCCTGCCGCCCCCTTCACACTTTCACGATCGCCGAGCCCGCGAACTGGGTCGCGCTCTTCTGCTTCCTGATCGTGGCGGTCGTCGTGAGCCGGCTCGTCCTCCAGGCGCGCGAGCAGGCCGCTGACGCCCTGCGGCGGCGCCGGGAGATCGAGGTCCTCTACGACCTCTCAGTCGACCTCTTCACCACCACGAATCGCGTCGGCGTCCTCGGCGAGGCCGCCGCGAGGGCCCTGCGTTCCGTTGGCGCGGGAGGCGGCGGCCTTCTCGAGAACGCCGAGGGGAGCAATCGGCCCACGGTCGTCTCCTGGTCCGGACGCGACCTGGCACCCGAGCACGAACGCCTCGTCCAGGTCGTCCTCGACCGGGGAGAGGTCGCGGAGGTGCCGGCGCCAGGCGGCGCACGCGACGTCTACTTTCCGCTCCTCGTCGGCGGGAAGGCGAGCGGCGTCCTCGTCGTGCTCGAGACGCAGGCAGGCCGGACCGTGCTCGACCCGGTCGCCCGGCTCGTCGCCCTCGCCATCGAGCGGGAACGTTTTCTCGTGGAGAACGCCCACCTCGAGGCCCTCCGCCAGAGCGAGAGCCTGAAGACCTCCCTCCTGCGCGCCGTCTCGCACGACCTGCGGAGCCCCCTCACGGCGATCGGCCTCTCGATCGAGAGCCTCCGCCGGCGGCTCGCAGGGCAGGCCGATGCGCGGACGGCGCTCGACGACCTCGCGCGAGAGAGCGGCCGGCTCGCCCGCCGGATCGACAACCTCCTCGCCCTCGCCCGCCTGGAAGCGGGCCGGAGCGTTCCACACGCCGAGCCGACCCCCCCGGCGGACCTCTTCCGGGCAGCGAGAGAAGGTCTCTCTCTCGTCCTCGTCGCGCACCCCGTGCACGTGTCGATCGCGGCCGACTGCCCCGACGCCTTCGCCGACCCGTCGCTGGTCGTCGAGGTCCTCGTCAACCTCGTCGAGAACGCGGCCCGAGCCGCACCCGACGGGACGGCCATCGAGCTGACGGCGGCCCGGCACCCGGTCGAGCCCCGCCTCGTCCGTCTCGAGGTCGCCGACCGGGGCCCCGGTTTCGCCCCGGAGGCCCTTTCCGGAGCGGAAGGGGACATCGCCGACGGCGGCCGAAGGGGCCTGGGCCTCGAGATCGCGCGCGGCCCCGCCGTCGCGAACGGCGGCGACCTGTCGCTGCATCCGCGCACCGGCGGCGGGACGATCGCCCGGGTAGACCTGCCGGCCGCAATGCCGGTTGAAGGAGTGGAGACGTGATCCGGACGAGCGCCTGCATCCTCGTCGTCGAGGACGATCCCACGATCCGCAGGGGTCTCGCCGCCGAGCTGACCGAAGCGGGCTACGAGGTCCTCGAGGCGCCGGAGGGCCGCCAGGGCCTCGCGCTCTTCGAACAGGGGGCGCCGGACCTCGTCCTCACCGACCTCGCCATGCCCGTCGCCGACGGATTCGAGCTGATTCGCGGGATCCGCAGGATGGGAGCGACGCCCATCGTCGTCCTCTCCGTCCGCGGCGCGGACGTCGACAAGATCCGCGCCCTCGATTTGGGCGCCGACGACTTCGTCACCAAGCCCTTCTCCGTCCCGGAGCTCCTCGCCCGCCTCCGCGCCCAGCTTCGGAGGAGCGGCGTCGCTCCCGCCCCGGACCGTCCTCGAGTTCGACGGCCTCTCGATCGACCTCGAGCGGCGGCGCGTCGTCCAGGGGGCACGCGAGGTGAAGCTCACGCCGACCGAGTTCGCCATTCTCGAGCTCCTCGCGACGAACGCCGGCAAGCCCGTGACGACAGCCCGGATCATCTCGCGCGTCTGGAGGGGGGCACCGGGAACGACGGTCGACGTCGTGCGCGTCCACGTCGGCTCGATGCGGAAGAAGGTCGAGCCCGACCCGGCCACGCCGCGCTACGTCGTCACCGAACCGTGGGTCGGCTACAGGTTCGTCGCCGAGCCGCTCCCGGACTGACGGTCTCCCTCAGACCTCCGACTGGATGGGCATGATCACCGAGTGCATTCCCTCCATCTGGAGGCGTCGCTGCAGGGCGAACGGCGTCTGGTTGTGGAGGAGGCGGTTCAGGGCGTTCTCCTGGGGGAAGACGAGCTTCGACATGAAGAAGATCGGCCGGTCCCAGTCGCCCTTGACCTTCAGGCAGAGGTCGACGAGCTCGTCGAGGAGGTCCGTGCCGACGGAGAGGTGGTGTTCCGCAGCCAGGCCGTTCCCGCGCGCGAAGTCGACGTAGCGGACGAGGTCCCGCTCGGTCTCCTTCCGGAGGTTCTCGAGCTCGCGCGTCCCCTTGAAGCTGGCCGAGTCGACGACGCCGACCGACAGGAAGATGCAGTGCTTGAAGTAGCCCGGGAAGTAGCGCTGGACGTTCAGGAAGGAGTGCATCCCGAGGCCGTTGAAACCGGAGACGAGAAAGACGGCCGTCGGCGTTCCGCGTTTCGGCGGCTCGATCCTCGGGAACGAGCCGGAGTCGCGCGGCTTCGGCGGCTTGAGGGTCGTCAGGACGTCGTCCGTCCGCTTCAGCAGCAGCCGGAGCGAGCGGTAGTGCCGCCGCACGAGGACGCAGAGCCCCACGACGGAACCCGTGATCAGGACCGTCACCCAGCCTCCCGCGCGGAACTTCATGAGCACGGTGGCCGCCAGGAGAGTGGCCGTGAGCGAAAGGCCGAGGCCGTTGATCGCGAGGTGGCGCTTCCACGCCGGGTCCTCGCGCCTCACCTTCCACCAGTGGACGCACATGCCGAGCTGCGAGAGGCTGAAGGTGAGGAAGACGTTGATCGAGTACATGACGACGATCACGTCGATCGACCCGCCCGTGTAGAGAAGGATCCCGATGGCGGCTCCCCCCATGACGAGGATCCCGTTCTGCGTCACGAGCCGGTCCGAGAGCAGGCTGAACCGGTGCGGGACCCACGAGTCGATCGCCATGTTCGACAGGACCCGGGGCCCGTCGAGGAAGCCGGCCTGGGCCCCGACGAAGAGGAGCGCTCCCTCGGCAACGAGCGTCAGGAGGAGGAATCCGCCCGCGAGCGAGCCCGGCCCGAGCGCTTCGGTCGCCAGCTTCTCCGTCAGGACCGCGTTGAGCGTCCGGCCCGGAACGCGGTGCACTCCGGCGAGGAGGTAGCAGAGGATCAGGCCTCCCGCCGTGAGGGAGAGGGAGACCGCCATGTAGAGCATCGTCCGGCGGCCCGTCTGGACGCGCGGCTCCTTCAGGATCTGGAGCCCGTTCGAGATCGCCTCGATTCCCGTGTAGGTCCCGCCGCCCATCGAGAAGGCTCGGAGGAGGAGGGCCAGCGTTCCGAAAGCCCCGAGCGCGGTCCACGTCTCGCGGGTCTCCCGGGCCGTCGCCGCAACGACCTCGGGCATCGCCGAGGCGTGGCCGCCGATTCCGAAGGCGATGAGGAGGACGTGCGTCACCAGGAAGAGGAGAAAGATGGGAACCAGGACGAGGACGGATTCCTTCACCCCTCGAAGGTTCAGGATGATGAGGAAGGTCACGAGGATCAGCGCGAGGACGAGCTGCTCCTTCTGCGTCACGACCCTCGGCGCGAGGGAGCAGAGGGCTGCGACCGAAGCCGCCACCTGCATCGCGATCGTCATCGCGTAGTCGACGACGAGGGCCGAGCCCGACACGACGCCCGCCCCCTTCCCGAGGAGGCTCGTCGCGACGAGGTAGCCGCCGCCGCCGGAGGGGAAGAGAGAAATGATCTGGGCGTACGACGCGGAGATGACGGCGATCGTCACCGTCATGGCGATCGCGAGGAACACCGCGAGGTGGCTGTGCTCCCCCAGGGTGATGAACGCCTCTTCCGGGCCGTAGCAGGACGAGGAGAGTCCGTCCGCCCCGAGACCGACCCAGGCGAGGAAGGCTGCGAGGGAGAGGTGGTGGAAGACCCTTGGGTCGAGGGGGTCGCGGCTCTTTCCGATGACGAGTCGCCGGGCGGCCTGGAGGATCGACATGTCCAGCCGTCCACTCTATCGGCCGGGTGAGGCCTCACGGAAGGGCTCCGGACCCTCCGGTGGCCGCCGACGGGTCGATCTTTAGCCTTTCTTTAGGTCTGCTCGGAGCCTCGTCGCCTCGCGCGGGCTCCTCGGGCCGCGGCCCTCTCTTTCGGCTTTCTTTCGCCCCCTTCCGGACTTCTTGACGCGCGCAGGGCACCTTCCCCATCGGAAGGAGTCCCCATGCACCCTCCTCGTCCTCCTCGCCGTCTAGCGGTCCTGTTTCGTCGTCGAATCTTCCGGGACCAAGCCGGGCGACCCGCTTTGAGACCGGCCCCATGGCAGATGACGGACGCCCTTCTCGTCCTCGCGACGCTCCTGCTCGGGGGGCTTGCGCTTCTCTACGTCCGCGGCTGCGCTGCCCTTCTCCCGGAGAACCGCGATGAGCGCTGAGTCCGCCCTCGGTCTCGCCGTGTCGGCACTGGCGCTCGCCTATCTCCTCTACGCGCTCCTGAAACCGGAGAGGCTCTGAAGTGACCACCCTCGCATTCCTCAAGATCGCGGCCTACTTCGTCCTCGTCCTCGCCGTGACGAAGCCCCTCGGCCTCTACATGCGCCGGGTCTTCTCGGGGGAAAAGACGTTCCTCGACCCCGTCCTCGGGCCCCTCGAGCGCCTCGTGTACCGCCTGGGCGGCGTCGAGGCGAGGAAGGAGCAGGACTGGAAGGCGTACGCCTCCTCCCTGCTCGTCTTCTCCGTCCTCGGCGTCCTCGGCGTCTACGCCGTCGAGCGGCTCCAGGGCCTCCTGCCGCTGAACCCCGACCGCCTCCCCGCCGTGCCGCCCGCCCTCGCCTGGAACACGGCGATCTCCTTCGTCACGAACACGAACTGGCAGGCGTACGTGGGCGAGGCGACGATGTCGCACCTGACCCAGATGGCGGCGCTCGCCCTCCACAACTTCCTCTCGGCAGCGGCCGGCATCGCCATCGCGGTCGCGGTGATCCGGGGGATCGCCCGCGCCGAGTCGAAGACCATTGGCAACTTCTGGGTCGACCTGACCCGCTCGACCCTCTGGGTCCTTCTTCCCATCTCGCTCGTCGCCGCGGTCGTCCTGATGTCCCAGGGCGTCGTCCAGAGCTTCTCGGCTTCGGCGAAGGTCACGACGCTCGACGGCGCGACGCAGACGATCCCGCTCGGCCCGGTCGCCTCCCAGGAGGCGATCAAGGAGCTCGGGACGAACGGCGGAGTCACGACCTGGGCCGAGACCCGGGGCAACCCGATCCATCAGGCCGCCGGGATCGACGCCGCAGCCGGGAACATGGAAGGGCAAGGAGGTCCGCTTCGGGGCGGGCGACACCGCCCTCTTCGCCACGATCACGACGGCCGCGTCGTGCGGCGCCGTGAACGGGATGCACGATTCCTTCACGCCCCTGGGCGGCCTCGTCCCGCTCGTCAACATCCAGCTCGGCGAGGTGATCTTCGGCGGCGTCGGCGCGGGCCTCTACGGCGTCTTCGTCTTCGTCGTCCTCTCGGTCTTCATTGCCGGCCTGATGGTGGGCCGGACGCCCGAGTACCTCGGCAAGAAGATCGAAGGGGCGGAGGTGAAGCTCGCGATGCTCGCCGTCCTCGTCCTGACGTTCTGCATCCTGGTCGGGACGGCGGCCGCCGTCACGACGAAGGCCGGCCTTTCCAGCCTCGCGAACGCCGGCCCCCACGGCCTCTCGGAGGCCCTCTACGCCTTCACGAGCGCGGCCGGCAACAACGGCAGCGCCTTCGCGGGGCTCAACGCGAACACGGACTTCTACAACGTCCTTCTCGGCCTCGCGATGTTCTTCGGGCGGTTCCTGATGATCGTCCCGATCCTCGGGATGGCCGGGTCGCTCGCGGCGAAGAAGAGGCAGGCGGAGTCGGCCGGGACCTTTCCCGTCGACGGCCCTCTCTTCACCCTCCTCCTCGCCGGCGTGATCCTCGTCGTCGGGGCTCTCACCTTCTTCCCCGTCCTCTCCCTCGGTCCGGTCGTCGAGCACCTGCTGATGGCCGCGGGCCGGACGTTCTGAGGCGGAACCGATGACCAAGCCCTCCGAGATCAAGCTGCTCGACCGCGCCCTCCTCACCCGGGCCGCGGCCGACTCCTTCCGCAAGCTCCACCCGCGCCACACGGCGAGAAACCCCGTCATGTTCGTCGTCGAGGCTGGCGCCGTCCTCGCGACGCTCGCCCTCCTCGGGGTCGGGACGCGCGGGTCCCTCTCCTTCCAGCTCCAGGTCGTCCTCTGGCTCTGGGCGACGGTCCTCTTCGCGAACTTCGCCGAGGCGGTCGCCGAGGGGCGCGGAAAAGCCCAGGCCGATTCGCTCCGCCGGACGAAGACGGACTCCGTCGCGCGGCGCCTCGTCGGCCCCGAACGGCGCGAAGAGAGCATCCCCTCCTCCACGCTCCGCAAGGGCGACCTCGTCGTCGTCGAGGTGAACCAGCTGATCCCGGGCGACGGGACCGTCGTCGAGGGGATCGCGTCGGTCGACGAATCCGCCATCACCGGCGAATCGGCTCCGGTGATCCGGGAGGCGGGAGGCGACCGTTCGGCGGTCACCGGCGGGACGAAGGTCCTCTCCGACCGGATCGTCGTCGAGATCACCTCCGAGCCCGGCTCGACCTTCCTCGACCGGATGATCAAGCTCGTCGAGGGCGCCGAGCGGCAGAAGACGCCGAACGAGATCGCCCTCGACATCCTCCTCGCGGGCCTGACGATCGTCTTCCTCTTCGCGACGATCACCCTGCGCCCCTTCGCCCTCTACTCGGGGAGCGACCTTTCGCCGACCGTCCTCGTGGCGCTCCTCGTCTGCCTCATCCCGACGACGATCGGCGGCCTCCTCTCGGCCATCGGCATCGCGGGGATGGACCGCGTCCTCCGGCACAACGTCCTCGCGATGTCGGGCCGGGCCGTCGAGGCCTCGGGCGACGTGAACGTCCTCCTCCTCGACAAGACCGGGACGATCACGCTCGGCAACCGCCAGGCGGCCGGTTTCCTCCCGGCCCCAGGCGTCGACGCCCGCGAGCTGGCCGAGCTGGCCCAGCTCGCCTCGCTCGCCGACGAGACGCCCGAGGGGCGCTCGATCGTCATCCTCGCCAAGGAGAGACACGGAATCCGGGGCCGCGAGCTGCGCGACCTGCACGCCCACTTCGTCCCGTTCACCGCCCGGACGCGGATGTCGGGCCTCGACTTCGAAGGGGGGCGGAAGGTGCGGAAGGGAGCGGCCGACACGGTCGACGCGTTCGTGAGAGCCGCGGGCGGGAGCTTCCCCGAGGAGGTCCGCCGCGACGTCGCCCGGATCGCCGGCGAGGGGGGACGCCCCTCGTCGTCACCGACGGCGGGAAGGTCGCCGGGACGATCTATCTCAAGGACGTCGTCAAGGGCGGGATGAAGGAACGGTTCGACCGCCTCCGGGCGATGGGGATCCGGACCGTGATGATCACGGGCGACAACCCTCTCACTGCCGCGAGCATCGCGCGCGAGGCCGGCGTCGACGACTTCCTCGCCGAGGCGACGCCCGAGGACAAGCTCGCCCTGATCCGCAAGGAGCAGGCGAACGGGAACCTCGTGGCGATGACCGGCGACGGGACGAACGACGCGCCCGCGCTCGCCCAGGCCGACGTCGGGATGGCGATGAACACCGGGACCCAGGCGGCGAAGGAAGCCGGG
The Holophagales bacterium genome window above contains:
- a CDS encoding DUF4118 domain-containing protein yields the protein MALLAVGGATALVRLIGLNSTTAGLVLLVVVLGIALARGLRAAVIGAFAATLAFNFFFLPPPSHFHDRRARELGRALLLPDRGGRREPARPPGARAGR
- a CDS encoding winged helix-turn-helix domain-containing protein is translated as MKLTPTEFAILELLATNAGKPVTTARIISRVWRGAPGTTVDVVRVHVGSMRKKVEPDPATPRYVVTEPWVGYRFVAEPLPD
- a CDS encoding APC family permease, with amino-acid sequence MSILQAARRLVIGKSRDPLDPRVFHHLSLAAFLAWVGLGADGLSSSCYGPEEAFITLGEHSHLAVFLAIAMTVTIAVISASYAQIISLFPSGGGGYLVATSLLGKGAGVVSGSALVVDYAMTIAMQVAASVAALCSLAPRVVTQKEQLVLALILVTFLIILNLRGVKESVLVLVPIFLLFLVTHVLLIAFGIGGHASAMPEVVAATARETRETWTALGAFGTLALLLRAFSMGGGTYTGIEAISNGLQILKEPRVQTGRRTMLYMAVSLSLTAGGLILCYLLAGVHRVPGRTLNAVLTEKLATEALGPGSLAGGFLLLTLVAEGALLFVGAQAGFLDGPRVLSNMAIDSWVPHRFSLLSDRLVTQNGILVMGGAAIGILLYTGGSIDVIVVMYSINVFLTFSLSQLGMCVHWWKVRREDPAWKRHLAINGLGLSLTATLLAATVLMKFRAGGWVTVLITGSVVGLCVLVRRHYRSLRLLLKRTDDVLTTLKPPKPRDSGSFPRIEPPKRGTPTAVFLVSGFNGLGMHSFLNVQRYFPGYFKHCIFLSVGVVDSASFKGTRELENLRKETERDLVRYVDFARGNGLAAEHHLSVGTDLLDELVDLCLKVKGDWDRPIFFMSKLVFPQENALNRLLHNQTPFALQRRLQMEGMHSVIMPIQSEV
- a CDS encoding potassium-transporting ATPase subunit F, whose amino-acid sequence is MSAESALGLAVSALALAYLLYALLKPERL